TGATACATAACTTGTTATCACTGCTTTTAAAATCTGTTTGTTTCTGATGCTTAGTTCTTCCATAGTTTTATATTCTTCATGTTATAGATATCATTTTTAAAATAGCCACAGAAATATAATTTGTCAAGGGGAATAAGCTTTTCCAATAACCTTGACTAACAACTCAGGTTCATAGTAGAAATATTAAATAAAATCAGGGCACTATTCGCAAATGATAAAAATAAAAAATCCTGTTTCTCGCATTATAATTCTTTTAGCTGCAGCGTTATTTGTTTTCCAGTTCCTTTTCTGCTCAAAGCCAGAAATCACAAACCGGAATTCCATTACAATAGCCTTTGAAAGCGCTCCTACAAATCTTGACCCGAGAAAGGCAACTGATGTTCCTTCATCAAGAATTGCCCAGATTATATACAGTAGTCTGGTCAAATTTAATGAGAAAAGCGAAATAGTTCCGGACCTTTCTTATAAATGGGATATACCGGACAGCAATACATATATCTTTCATCTTAGAAAAGGAGTTAAGTTTCACAACGGAGAGGATTTAAAAGCAGAGGATGTGGAGTATACTTTTAAAAGTATCATGGATTCAGGCTTTAAATCTCCTCTAAGGGGGTCTTATACTTTTTTAAAAGAGGTTAAGGTTTTGGATGATTACACAATCAGGTTTGACCTTAATGCGCCTTATGCTCCGTTTCTTTCAAGCATGTGTGTCGGAATAGTGCCGAAAAGATATGCGCAAAAATCAGGAGAGGACTTTGGCTTAAAGCCTGTTGGAAGCGGTCCTTTCAGGATAGTTGAGATTTTACCTGATGAGAGGATAATCCTTGAAGCCAATGAATCCTATTTTGGAGGCAAGCCGGGGATAAAGAGAATAGTTTTCAAGGCGGTGAAGGATGAGACTGTCAGGGCGCTTGAGCTTGAAAAGAGGGAGATTAATTTCCTTGAGAATGCCTTTTCACCTGATACAATTGAGATATTTAAAAACAATTCCGAGATTGAAATTTTCCACGGTGAAGGAACAGACTACTATTACATAGGACTGAACCTGAAAGATTCTGTTCTTGAAAATAAGAAAGTAAGGCAGGCAATAGCGTACGCAATTGACAGGGATATTATAATAAAAAGCATTGAAAGGGGAATGGCAAGAAAAGCCACTGGAATGGTTCCTTCTTCTCACTGGGCATACGAAAAGGAAGTGAAAGATTATGATTATAATCCTGAGCGGTCAAAGAAATTGTTGGATGAAGCAGGGTTTGGCGACCCTGATGGTGATGGTCCAAAGGCAAGGTTCAAGCTTGTGTACAAGACAACTTATGAGGAAAGAAGCAGAAAATTTGGAGAGGTGCTGCAGGAATTTTTAAGAAAAGTCGGGATAAGCCTTGAGATTAAGATGTATGAGTGGGGAACGTTTTATGATGATATTAAAAATGGAAATTTTCAGATTTACAGATTGAAATGGGTGGGTATAACTGACCCTGATCAGTATTATGAGGTTTTTAATTCAAAAAATTTTCCTCCAAACGGAAAAAACCGTGGATTCTACAGCAATTCTGAAATAGACTATTTAACAAAGCTTGGCAGAAAAACTATGAATATTGATGAGAGAAAAAAGATTTACAGCAGAATCCAGAAAATCATCGCTGAAGAACTTCCGTATATAAGCCTGTGGCATTCAGATAATGTAGCTGTAATGAGCAAAGGGCTTAAGGGGTTTATTCTGTATCCAAGAGGAGAATTTAATTCAATAAAAGATATGTGTTGGGAGGGAATAAAATAATGGAAAAATTTATTGAAAAGGCAAATACCCTGATAGAGGCGATTCCTTATATAAGGAATTTCTACGGGAAGACATTCGTGATTAAGTATGGCGGAAATGCCATGATTGATGAGGACCTGAAGGAAAACTTTGCCCTTGATATAATACTTTTAAAATTCATTGGAATTAATCCTGTCATTGTTCATGGCGGTGGTCCGCAGATAGGAAGTTTTTTGAAAAAAATCGGCAAGGATACGAAATTTTTTGAAGGCTACAGGATAACGGATGATGAAACAATGGATGTTGTTGAGATGGTTCTTGGCGGGATAATAAACAAGAGCATTGTAGCGCTGATTAATAAACACGGAGGAAAGGCAATAGGGCTTACAGGGAAGGATGGAAATTTTATCAAGGCAACCAAGATGGTGATGAAGAAGAAAAAACCTGATAAAAACAACACGGAGCTAATTGACCTTGGCAGGGTTGGAGAGATAGAAGAAATTGACCCGACAGTCATTGATGCCATTGACAAGAGTTTTATTCCTGTAATCGCTCCAATAGGAGTTGATTGCCACGGGAGCTCACTTAATATCAATGCAGACCTTGTTGCAGGAGCAATTGCATGGGCTTTAAAGGCTGAAAAGCTTGTTCTGCTGACAGATGTCAAAGGAATTATGGACAGGAAAAACAAGTTAATCAGGACGCTGACTGAAAAACAGGTGAAAAAGCTCATAAAAGATGGAGTCATCAAGGGTGGAATGCTTCCAAAGCTAAGGTGCTGTCTTGAAGCGCTTGACCAGGGTGTTTCCAAGGTACATATGGTTGACGGCCGCGTAAAACACGCCCTTCTCCTTGAAATTTTTACTAACAAAGGGGTAGGAACAGAGATAGTAAAATAATGTCAAATGCCAAAGCTCAAAGTTCAAATGAAATCCAAAGCTAAAATAATAAAAACAGTTGTAAGCTTATAGCTTAAGGTTTACAGCTTATAACTATTTTATGCTTTGATCCTCGATATGTGAATCGACCAGTCCTTTACTTTCCCCGCCCTCATATTCAATAATAAAATTATATTCAGGAAAAAGTTTTGGAAGCCTCATGATGCTGAAAATCATGACTCCTATTGAAGCCCTGTCTATCCATGATGACATGGGCCAGCCAAAGTGGACCACAATTTTTTTATCAGGAAACTCATACTTTACAGTATAAAGAATACTCAGGATTTCGCTGTACAGGTTTCCTGCGCGCTCCATTGTAAACCGGAAATGGTTTTCTGCAATTTTTTTTGGGATTCCGGTTCGCGGAGAAAAAAAGCTGATAAAGGCTTTTGTTGTTTCCTTATCCTCTAAAAGATTTTCCTGAGGACGTATGAAATACAGATGATATTCGCTTGTATCTTTTTCCGCCATGTAAAAAATCAGTTCCATTGGGGTATCGGTTTGTTCAATGAGTTTTATTTCAGGCGCATGTTTTTTTGCTATCCTCAACCCTACAATCAGAACTGAAACAGTTGAAAGTGCCCAGAGCATTGTTCCGTAAGGTTTATGTGAAGCAAGGTATATAAAACAACTCAGAAGGATGACAAATAGAATTGCTGTTCCGGTTCTTGATGTGTAATATGTGTAAATCTCTTTTGTTCCCTTGAAATAGCGGTATATCATCAGACTGAACATATTTATGCAGAAGCTTGCAAGAAGCCCGATTGCATACATGTCAGCAAGAGTTTTCTGGCTTCCTGAAGTTATAAGGATAATTACTGTAAAGAGTATTGCATTGCATATGTGGATGCGGTAAAGAGACTGTCTGCGGTTGACTTTAATAAACCATTCAAATTTATACCTGTGAGCTATTCTTTCCATCAGCTCACTTGAAGCAAAATAAGCAGTGTTTACTGCCATAATCAGCGCAATGCTTGCCAGCAGCCCGACTATTAATCCGAATGGCGCACCGTTAACGAGGGTTGCATAATGGGTTATGAGGTCGCCTTCATGGGCTGCAAAGTCAATATTCTTAGATGAAAGCGCAAGGGCTGTGACCAGTGGTGTGGCGATTCCTACTGTGAGAGCGAGAAACAGATATGCTTTGGCAATTTCCTTCCAGCTTTTTACAAGCCCTGCTGTTTGAATAACAGATTCAATCCCTGAATAAGCAAGCACGCAGCTTGCAATGCTGATTACGATAATTCCGTAACCTTTAAATATACCAGCGGTTGCAACATCTTTACCTATAGTTTTTGCGCTTCCGGTTATGACATTCAGGTTTTCCATTTTGAAATCGAGTATTCCTGAAGCTATTAGGGTTAAAAACACTATTGCAGCGACAAAAAATACTCCAAAAGTAAATTTTGCATTTTCTTTTATTCCAATTATATTAAGCAAGCAGACACCCCAGATGATGGCGAGCTGAAAAATAAAGGTTGCAAATCCGGATAGATTAATAAAGGACATTCCGTTTGATACTGCGCTTACTGTTGAGATAGATGCTGTAAGAATGTATGTTACATAGATAGAGGCAACTGCAATAAAGGAAGCTGTGGGACCAAGGACAAGGTATGAAAATGAATAAACCCCTCCTCCTTTGATTCCATTAAACTCCAGTATTTCTGCTATTTCAACCATTCTTGTAGAAAGAAACCGCATAATAATGGATGTTACAGCAATAAAAAGTATAGCATTTGCCCCAATGAACCTGAAGGCTTCAATTGGTGCATAAAAAATGGAGGTGAGTTCATCCATCAGGGTAATAATTGCAACAGAAAACCAGGTGAGCCACCATTTCCCGCCACTGAAATAGGAAAGAGTGTTTTTCTTTCTTAAAATATGGATGAATATAGCTGCAATAGCTATATTCATAATTAGAAGCACAAAAAATTTCACTTCTTATCTGTTTCCCTCAAGCCTTGAAAGAAAAGCTTCTACTAATATTTTTTAATTGTATCAGCTATAAAATTTTCAAGAAAAAATTATTTGTAAACTATAAAAGGTTGGTTGATTAATGTCAAATATCAAAACTCATTATACTAAGAACAAATTTTAGAGTTTGTCATTTTATTTGACATCTGGTATCTGAACTTATGACTAATTTTTCACTAATAAGGATAATTTTCTGTGTATAATCCCAGGGATTCCTACTGGCGCAGGGCAAAAAAAGAAGGATACAGGTCAAGGGCTTCTTATAAATTAATTGAGCTTAATGAAAAGTTTAAACTTTTGAAGCGCGGAGACAGGGTTCTTGATGTGGGGTGTGCGCCGGGAGGCTGGATGCAGGTGGCACTTGAGATTGTTGGAGAAAAGGGTTTTGTATATGGCGTTGATATAGAAAAGGTTGAGAGTTTCCACAAATCCAATGCAGAGATTATAATTGCTGATATTTCAAAGGCTGAAGGAAGAGAATTGATTTTAAATAAAGCAGACGGAATGCTTGATGCTATAATATCAGATATTGCCCCGCATACTACAGGAGTAAAAATTGCTGACCAGGCTAAATCCCTTGA
This is a stretch of genomic DNA from Candidatus Schekmanbacteria bacterium RIFCSPLOWO2_02_FULL_38_14. It encodes these proteins:
- a CDS encoding acetylglutamate kinase → MEKFIEKANTLIEAIPYIRNFYGKTFVIKYGGNAMIDEDLKENFALDIILLKFIGINPVIVHGGGPQIGSFLKKIGKDTKFFEGYRITDDETMDVVEMVLGGIINKSIVALINKHGGKAIGLTGKDGNFIKATKMVMKKKKPDKNNTELIDLGRVGEIEEIDPTVIDAIDKSFIPVIAPIGVDCHGSSLNINADLVAGAIAWALKAEKLVLLTDVKGIMDRKNKLIRTLTEKQVKKLIKDGVIKGGMLPKLRCCLEALDQGVSKVHMVDGRVKHALLLEIFTNKGVGTEIVK